The DNA window GATCTGGCAGGATCCGATCCCGGCGGTCGATCATCCGCTGATCGACGAGCATGACATCGCCGCGCTGAAAAACGCCGTGCTGGCTTCCGGCCTGCCGGTGTCGGCGCTGGTCTCCACCGCCTGGGCCTCGGCTTCGACCTTCCGCGGTTCCGACAAGCGCGGCGGCGCCAACGGCGCGCGCATTCGCCTGGCGCCGCAAAAGGACTGGGCGGTCAACCAGCCGGCGCAGCTGGCCGAGGTGCTGGCCAAGCTGGAGAGCATCCAACGCACCTTCAACGATGCGCAGACCGGCGGCAAGCAGGTCTCTCTGGCCGACCTGATCGTGCTGGCCGGCGCCGCGGGCGTGGAACAGGCGGCGAAGAACGCCGGTTTGGCCCTGACGGTGCCGTTCGCGCCGGGCCGCATGGACGCTTCGCAGGAGCAGACCGACGTGGACTCTTTCGAAGCGATGGAGCCGCTCGCCGACGGATTCCGCAACTTCCTGAAGGGCAAATACCGCGTGCCGGCCGAAACGCTGCTGGTCGACAAGGCGCAGCTGCTGACCCTGACCGCGCCGGAAATGACGGTGCTGGTCGGCGGGCTGCGGGTGCTCGGTGCCAACGTCGGCGGCACGCAGCACGGCGTGTTCACCCCGCGGCCCGGCAGGCGCTGACCAACGACTTCTTCGTCAACCTGCTCGACATGGACACCACCTGGAAGAAATCGGACAAGGCGGCGGGCCTGTATGATGGCCTCGACCGTGCCAGCGGCAAGCCCAAATGGACCGCGACGCCGGTGGATCTGATCTTCGGATCGAATTCCGAATTGCGCGCCGTGGCCGAGACCTATGCCTCGGATGATGCGCGCGAGATGTTCGTGAAGGACTTTGTCGCCGCCTGGACCAAGGTCATGGATCTCGACCGCTTCTAAGCGTCCTCCGGTCCTTCCCGGAGCCCACCGTTCCGATCCCCCTTTCCGGGACGGTGGGCTCAACATTCCGCGATCATGGATATCCGCATGACGAAGAACGGCTTTTCAGCCGCTGGCCTTGTGCTGCTTTGCGCCGGGCTTCCTCTCTCCGCGCGGGCAGAGGCGCCGCCCCCGGCTTTCGGCGTCTGCTCGGCCTGCCACAGTACCGAGGCGGGCAAGACTTCCTTTGGCCCCAATCTGCGGGGTGTCGGCGGGCGCAAGGCGGCAAGTTTGCCCGGCTATGCCTATAGTTCGGCCCTCAAGGCCTCCGGGCTGACATGGACGCGCGAGGAGCTGGATAGCTGGCTGACCTCGCCGCAAAGGAAGGTCCCCGGCACGAAAATGCCCTTTGCCGGCTATGCCGATGCCGAGAAGCGCCGACAGGTGATCGATTATCTTCTGTCGCTCAAATAGGCCCGGTCCGCCTCGGCCAACGTCATGTCCGAGTGGGTGTCACAGATCATCTCCGCATTTCTGATTTTGAGTCCGTAGTGACGATCCAAAATGGCGTTCGATTCAGGACCTGCAAGGGACTATCCCGGAAGGGCAGGCCGCTTCGGCAGAAGCGTGCCCCCAATCCCCCGAGCAGGAGAATGACGATGTATGCCATCACCGCGATAACCGGCCGTGTCGGCGGCGCACTGGCCGACCGGCTGCTGGAGCAGGGCCAGCCCGTCCGCGCCATCCTGCGCGATGCGGCCAAGGGCGCGCCATGGGCCGCGCGCGGTGCCGAGGTGGCGTTGGCCGATGCCGATGATGCCGATGCCCTGACCGCAGCTTTGTCGGGCGCCGAGGGCGTGTTCCTGCTGCTGCCGCCCAATTTCGACCCGGCGCCGGATTTTTCCGATGTGAAGGCGCGCATCGCTGTCTTTCGTGAGGCTCTGCTGCGCGCGAAGCCGGGCAAGGTGGTGGTGCTCTCCACCATCGGGGCGGATGCGATGGAGCCCAATCTGCTGACCGCCCTGCGCCTGCTCGAAGAGGCGCTGGCCAATGTCGATCTGCCGATCACCTCTTTGCGCGCGGCCTGGTTTATGGAAAATGCGCAGTGGGATGTGGCGGCGGCGCGGGACAAGGGCCTGATCGCCAGCTATCTGCAACCGCTCGACCGCAAGATCGCCATGATCGCCACCGATGATGTGGGGCGTTGCGCCGCCGATCTGCTGCTGGAGGATTGGGCGGGCCACCGCATTGTCGAGCTTGAGGCAGCGCAGCGCGTCTCCCCGCAGGACATTGCGGCGGCGCTGGCCAAGGCGATCGGTCATCCGGTGAGCGTTCGGGCCGTTCCCAAGGTTGAGTGGGAGGGCATCTTCCGCGCCGAGGGTATGGCCAATCCGCAACCGCGCATGCGGATGATCGACGGCTTCAACGAAGGCTGGATCGACTTCACCGGTACCCAGCCGGACCATCGCAAGGGCCGGATCGGCATCGAGGAGGCCATGGAAGCGCTGGTCAGCCGGATCATGCGGGAATGACAGGCTTTACAGGCGGATCAGGGAGGTGATCGTCAGCCTCGCCTCGCTGAGGGTATCGCGCGACCATGACTCACCGATATCGCCGCAATGCAGGCAATTGGCAGGGTAGAGCACCAGCCGGTTGTAGCGCAGATCGGCTGCCCCGATCTGCTCGAAACTGGCGGTGCTGGCGGCGTGATAGCGGGCCGGGGGCATGCCATGGCGTGCGGCATCCGCCGCCAGAGACCCCTGCCATGCTGCCGTTCTGGCGGAACTCATGGTTTCGAAGCCGGTCGCGCGGTGGCGGTAAAAGCTGGTGCCTTGGTGGGGCGGCTCGCACAGGTAATGAACGGCAGCCAGGATCGAGCTGTCCACGGTGTCGAAATGGGGGATGCGCTGGATGGCCAGCAGGCTTGCCGGGGCGCAGGTCGTCACGGCGAAGCTGGTCCGCAGGATCTGTATGGTTTGCGCGTTCAGAATGGGCGTCAGCAGGTCATGCAGCCAGTTCGGATAGGCGGGCGGTGTCTCGGCGCGGATGCCGGGATAGAGGTCTCCCTCGGCCTTCGCAAAGGTCTGATCGAGCGCGTGTTCGACCAATTGTGCCGGGTGAGGATGCGCGTCATCGATCAGCCAGAGCGGCACCCCTTCGTTCCCCATGCGCAGGCAGGTGGCGGCAGGCATAATTCAGCTCGCGGCGACCGTGAACCATTGCGAATGGGCCGCCAGCCGCGCGTTTTTGCGCCGGACCAGCCCCGACACATGGTTCAGCGACAGGGCGATCGCGGCCAGATCCATCACCGTGGCGAAATCCTCGATCTCGTGATGAGCGCGGGCCAGAGCGTTTTCATCCACATTGTACAGGCCCGTCAGCAGGCTGGTGGAGCCATCGTTGAAGGTGAGGTCCAGCTTGACCTCGGTGATGAGCTTGCGGGCCAGGGCAAGGTCGATCAGGCTGCGGGTGGGCTGTTGCCCCTGCAGCAAGCGCGCCAGCATGGCCTGAATGGCGGCAAAGTAGTCACTGTCGCTGCCATCGGCCGCCGTGATGGTGCAGGGCCCATCGGGCGTGATCGCCGGGCTGGCCGTATCAATGCAGACCGCGCCGCCCTCACCGACAAAGAAGGGCAGCCGCAACAGGTTGAGCGGCAGATGATCGCCATCGAGCGTCTCACCGTTCCAGAACAGGTTTTCGTGCGGCGCCAGCCCCATCAGCGCGGCAGGATAGAACTGCCCGGTTTCCCCATCCTTGGCGAAGAAAATGGGGAACTGGCTGGCCACGGTCCTGATCTCACTGGCGACCAGCGGCACCAGATGCACCGAAGCGGCGGCTGTTGCGGCCCTGGCCGGGTCGATGCGCAGATGGGCGTGGGCCTGTCGGGTCAGGGTTTCGATGGTCAAGGCCGGCCTTTCACAGCGGAGGGAAGCGGTAGTCGCGCAGCTTGTTGAGCAGCGCGCGGTTGGTGGGCATCATGCTGGCCAGCTTGCGCTTCATCGCCGTGTTCTGCGCGAAGGCATCCATGGCCGCGTCCCGCCGGGCAAGTGTGGCGGGGGCGCAGGCGGTCTGAAAACCCATGCCATAGAGCACATAGTGATAGCTCGCCGCCGGGAACATTTCATGCGCGCTGGCGAAATCATGCTCGCCGGGGGGCGTGTGGCGCCACAGGTCCAACTGGTCCTGCAAGTCCTGCGGGATGGTCGCGGGATCGCGGTTGTCACGCCAGAAGGCGCTGTCGTCGCGTTCGGACAGGATATAGTGCAGCTTCAGGAACTCGATCACCCGGTCCCAGCGGTAGCGCGTCATCGTGTTGAAGCGGCGGGCGACAAAATCCATCGCCCGGCGCGTGGCGGGCATGGCATTGGCGATGTAATCGGCCGACAGCTCGATCATCACCAGCGCCGATGCCTCCAGCGGTTCGAGGAAGCCCGCGGCAAGGCCCACGGCGACCACATTGTTCTTCCAGAAGGTCTCGCGGTGGCCCGAGCGGATGGGGATCGTCCTTGTCGAAAGCCCGGCAAAGGCGGGGCCGACATAGGCCGCCAGCGCTTCCTCGGCCTGCTCCGCGCTGCCGTGGCGGCTGGACCAGACATAGCCCACGCCGCGCCGGTTCTGCAGGCCGATATCCCAGATCCAGCCATGCTTCTGCGCGGTGGAGACGGTATGGGCGGTGATCGGGCTGTCGGCCTCCTCATAGGGCACCTGCACGGCCAGCGCCCGGTCGATGAACAGCACATCGCTGCGGTCGATAAAGGGCACATCCAGCGCCTGCCCCAGCAGCAGCGAGGCAAAGCCGGAGCAATCGACGAAAAGATCGGCGCGAATAGGCCCGGATTTGCTGCCGACAACGGCGGCGACATCGCCCGCCTCATTCAGCTCGACATGGTTGATCGTGTCGTCGATGTGGCGCACGCCCAGCTTGTTCACGCAATGATCGTGCAGCAGTTCGCCCAGCCGCACCGCATCAAGGTGATAGGCATAATTGGCGATGCCGCCATAGTCGGGCGAGGTGATGAGCTTGGGCGCCAGCCCGTTCTCGCACAGAAAGTCCTGAAAGCAGACCGCATCGGAATAGGACATCGCGTCGCCGCCTGCCGAGGCCTCATGCCAATAGGGCGCCAGATCGAGATCCGGGAAACCCTGAGGCAGCACCAGCGGGTGATAATAGGCGTCATCCGCCTTGCCCGTGCGCCATCGGGCGAATTTGGCCCCCTGTTTGAACGAGGCGTTGCAGGCGCGGATAAAGTCGGTTTCGGCGATGCCGATCTTGCGCAGCGTGTTGCGCATGGTGGGCCAGGTGCCCTCCCCGACCCCGATGGTGCCGCGCTCCAGACTTTCCACCAGCGTGACGTCAAGGTCTTTCCCGTGGCGCGCGGCGATCAGGCCTGCTGTCAGCCAGCCTGCCGAGCCGCCGCCCACGATGCAGATCGATCGAATGTCGCGGGTCATTGCCTTGTGGTCATCCTCATGCCTGCGGCTTGTCTTGTCTTATCATTGTGGGCCGGTGGGAGGGGTGCCCTCCCACCGGCATGTTTTTGATCAGAAATTGACCCTTGCGCCAAATTTGAACCGGCGCCCGGAGTCTTCTGCATAGAGGAACTGGTTGGTGTAGTAGGCGTATTTCAAGGTCATCGCATTGGTCAAGTTGGCCCCTTCGACAAAGACCGCCACCTGCGGGGTGATGTGATAGGTGAGGCTGGCATCGAGTTGGCCGTAGGAACGCACCTGCGTCACCGCCTGACCCGCGCCATTGAGCGGAGGCGGGGCGAGATATTGCAGGAAATGATCGCGCCAGTTGTAGGCGACGCGGGCCTCGATCCCGTGCTTGTCATAGAACAGCACCGCATTGGCCGAGTTCGACAGGCCGGTCAGCGCGAATTTGTTGGTCAGGTCCTGCGGGTTGAGGTGGCGGTTCGATCCCACCAGAGTCCCGTTGATCTGAAAGCCGAAGCCGGTCTGGCCAAGGCTGTGCTGCCACGCCGCCTCAAGCCCGGTGACGGTGGCATCCTGCCCGTTGACCGGCGCGGTGATGGTGAACTGGGCCGCCGTGTTGCTGGCCGGATCGAGCAGCGGCGTGCCCGATGCGTTGGCAACAGGGCCGGTCGTCTGGTTCAGCACGATAAAGTTGTTGACGCTCTTCAGGTAGGCGCCAAGCGAAATGTAACTGGCCGGCGCGTAGTAATACTCCGCCGAAATATCGAGATTGCTCGATTTGAAGGGTTTGAGGTCCGGATTGCCCCGGCTGGCGGCAAAGTTGCCGGGGCGCAGCGTGATCAGCGTGGTCACCGGCGAAAGCTGCTCCAGCGTGGGCCGGGTGATGGTCTGCGAGGCGGCAAAGCGCAGGGTGAAGTCGTTGGTCACCAGCCACTTCAGCGCGATGTTGGGCAGGATGTCGAGATAATGCGTCGAGCCCACCGTGCGGGTCGAACCCGAGGAGGCCGAGCCATATTGCGTCTGGTCGTTCGCCAGCTTCACCAACGAAGTATAGGCGGTGGCCAGCCCGTTGACATTGGTGGAAGTATCCTCGAACCGCACGCCCGCCACGATGGAGATCGGGCGATTGGCGATGCTGCCCTTGAACTCGGTTTCCAGATAGGCACCCAGCACCCGCTCCTTGACGATGGTGTCATTCACCAACGGCGGGGCGAAGGTGAAGCCGGGGCCTTGCTGCGCGGTGATCGCGCTGAACAGGCTGGGGCCATCGAAGGTCTGCCATTGGGTGGGCAGGCGGTTGGACCCGCTCACCCCCGAGAGGAAGCCGCTGCCCGCATTGAACACGCTGATCGGCACGTTGGACGGCGCGGGCAGGTTGTAGCCGCAGGTGGTGCAGCCGCTGCCGCCATCGTTGGAATAGAGCGCGGTGTCCTTGCGGTCGTGGGAGTAGTAGAGGCCCCAGTTGGCCTTCACCAGCCCCTCGTCGCTTTCACCCTTGTAGGTGAAATCGGCGCGGACCTGGGTGACTTCATCCTTGATGCCATAGCCGCGCAGCAGCATGACATGCTGGCACATCGGCTCGCCCGCGCCGACGGTGGTGCTGTTGGCCGGCGTGCCGGAATTGGTCACGGCGCTGCCGCAGGGGCTGGCGGGATTGGCGAAGGTGGGCAGGGTTTCGGTCTGCCACGGCAGGATGGCGCCATCCGACTGATAGCGC is part of the Novosphingobium sp. genome and encodes:
- a CDS encoding c-type cytochrome, whose translation is MTKNGFSAAGLVLLCAGLPLSARAEAPPPAFGVCSACHSTEAGKTSFGPNLRGVGGRKAASLPGYAYSSALKASGLTWTREELDSWLTSPQRKVPGTKMPFAGYADAEKRRQVIDYLLSLK
- a CDS encoding NAD(P)H-binding protein codes for the protein MYAITAITGRVGGALADRLLEQGQPVRAILRDAAKGAPWAARGAEVALADADDADALTAALSGAEGVFLLLPPNFDPAPDFSDVKARIAVFREALLRAKPGKVVVLSTIGADAMEPNLLTALRLLEEALANVDLPITSLRAAWFMENAQWDVAAARDKGLIASYLQPLDRKIAMIATDDVGRCAADLLLEDWAGHRIVELEAAQRVSPQDIAAALAKAIGHPVSVRAVPKVEWEGIFRAEGMANPQPRMRMIDGFNEGWIDFTGTQPDHRKGRIGIEEAMEALVSRIMRE
- a CDS encoding DUF6445 family protein, whose amino-acid sequence is MPAATCLRMGNEGVPLWLIDDAHPHPAQLVEHALDQTFAKAEGDLYPGIRAETPPAYPNWLHDLLTPILNAQTIQILRTSFAVTTCAPASLLAIQRIPHFDTVDSSILAAVHYLCEPPHQGTSFYRHRATGFETMSSARTAAWQGSLAADAARHGMPPARYHAASTASFEQIGAADLRYNRLVLYPANCLHCGDIGESWSRDTLSEARLTITSLIRL
- a CDS encoding SapC family protein; this encodes MTIETLTRQAHAHLRIDPARAATAAASVHLVPLVASEIRTVASQFPIFFAKDGETGQFYPAALMGLAPHENLFWNGETLDGDHLPLNLLRLPFFVGEGGAVCIDTASPAITPDGPCTITAADGSDSDYFAAIQAMLARLLQGQQPTRSLIDLALARKLITEVKLDLTFNDGSTSLLTGLYNVDENALARAHHEIEDFATVMDLAAIALSLNHVSGLVRRKNARLAAHSQWFTVAAS
- a CDS encoding tryptophan halogenase family protein — encoded protein: MTRDIRSICIVGGGSAGWLTAGLIAARHGKDLDVTLVESLERGTIGVGEGTWPTMRNTLRKIGIAETDFIRACNASFKQGAKFARWRTGKADDAYYHPLVLPQGFPDLDLAPYWHEASAGGDAMSYSDAVCFQDFLCENGLAPKLITSPDYGGIANYAYHLDAVRLGELLHDHCVNKLGVRHIDDTINHVELNEAGDVAAVVGSKSGPIRADLFVDCSGFASLLLGQALDVPFIDRSDVLFIDRALAVQVPYEEADSPITAHTVSTAQKHGWIWDIGLQNRRGVGYVWSSRHGSAEQAEEALAAYVGPAFAGLSTRTIPIRSGHRETFWKNNVVAVGLAAGFLEPLEASALVMIELSADYIANAMPATRRAMDFVARRFNTMTRYRWDRVIEFLKLHYILSERDDSAFWRDNRDPATIPQDLQDQLDLWRHTPPGEHDFASAHEMFPAASYHYVLYGMGFQTACAPATLARRDAAMDAFAQNTAMKRKLASMMPTNRALLNKLRDYRFPPL
- a CDS encoding TonB-dependent receptor — encoded protein: MLRTTLRGALFASASIVCAVTAPASAQAAAQTRTFAIEAQSAETAIGLLGHQADVQIIASRKVTHAVRTNAVRGELTVGNAIDQLFAGTGLVARQTGPRTYAIIARQISARGAAPGGQFALASTGSMQDGAAAPASAPPPPAAEPERQAIVVTGLRASLDTSRGIKRASSGIVDAISTKDIGKLPDANLAESLQRITGVSIDRSGGEGAFITVRGFGPEFNTVLVNGRQIATPTDPSQASGRAFSFDTLASELVSGVEVYKSSTARFQSGGVGSTVNIKTARPFDYKGRKFSASIDGNYDGNAKKVAPDASFLFADTFADGKLGVLLSGSYQKRFTRLSQAQTDGWLVNPGVPAAQVNGGAGLVSSSNPQGNIFVPQNFDSKVTREDRERIGGTLVLQYRPNDDVTITADALYTKFTNTTDTRSYGHWFTASNLTNVKTDANGTVTDMTQASGIATDFHDKKFDKRTNTREFGLNVDWQISPTISATLDGSYSLAKEDENGGKEAYLALLGYLTGSSRYQSDGAILPWQTETLPTFANPASPCGSAVTNSGTPANSTTVGAGEPMCQHVMLLRGYGIKDEVTQVRADFTYKGESDEGLVKANWGLYYSHDRKDTALYSNDGGSGCTTCGYNLPAPSNVPISVFNAGSGFLSGVSGSNRLPTQWQTFDGPSLFSAITAQQGPGFTFAPPLVNDTIVKERVLGAYLETEFKGSIANRPISIVAGVRFEDTSTNVNGLATAYTSLVKLANDQTQYGSASSGSTRTVGSTHYLDILPNIALKWLVTNDFTLRFAASQTITRPTLEQLSPVTTLITLRPGNFAASRGNPDLKPFKSSNLDISAEYYYAPASYISLGAYLKSVNNFIVLNQTTGPVANASGTPLLDPASNTAAQFTITAPVNGQDATVTGLEAAWQHSLGQTGFGFQINGTLVGSNRHLNPQDLTNKFALTGLSNSANAVLFYDKHGIEARVAYNWRDHFLQYLAPPPLNGAGQAVTQVRSYGQLDASLTYHITPQVAVFVEGANLTNAMTLKYAYYTNQFLYAEDSGRRFKFGARVNF